From the genome of Nicotiana sylvestris chromosome 1, ASM39365v2, whole genome shotgun sequence:
AGAATCCTCTTTCTTAAtccatcgacattaggaacatATAGACGAACCTGGCGTCGTAAAACACCATCATCGccgatagaaacctccttggcaccaccatGTAGTACCGTCTTTTTGAGAACCTCAAATGCATATCATCAAACTGTCAAGCCTTGATCTGCTCCAATAGTGAAGACTGAGCAACGATGCATGCAAGAACttggctgggctctgaaatgtccaacctcacaagtatgttagccaaggactgaatgtccaaagctaatggcctgtcctctgctgaaatgaatgccaagctacccatactctctacaTTTTTGCTCAAGGCATCCGCGACTACATTTGCTTTGTcgggatgataaagaatggtgatattataatccttcagtaactcaagacatctacgctgcctcaaattgagatccattTGCTTGAACAAAGGctgcaagctgcgatgatcagtgtaaacctcacatgacaccccataaagataatgcctctagATCTTAAGAGGATGAACAATTGCGgctaactctagatcgtgcacggggtaattcttctcatgggtcttcagctgacgtgaagcatatacaataactcgcccctcctacatTAGTACACAACCCAAGCCAGCGCGCGAAGCTCTACAATTCACAATATTCATCCccgaaccggaaggcaacactagaactggtattgtagtcaaagctgtcttgagcatCTGAAAGCTCATCTCACAATCATCAGACCAACGAAACGAAGCACCCTTCTGGGCCAATCTATTCAAAGGTGCTACAATAAACGAGAAACCCTccacaaaccggtgataataacctgctaaccccaagaaaatCTTGATCTCAGTTGCCGAAGTGGGACGAGGCCAACTCTGAAATGCTTCAATCTTCtagggatccaccttaataccctctcctaatacaacatgccccaatAAAGCCACAGAATCTAGCCAAAACtgacacttggagaacttagcatataacttctgttTTGCAAGGTCTGAAACACCACTCTCAAatgatgctcgtgctcctccatgctatgcgagtagatcaaaatatcatcgatgaagacaatgacaaatgaatcaatataaggcttgaacaccctgttcatcagATCCATAAACGCCGATGGACCATTAGTCAAGCTCAAGGAcacactagaaactcataatggccatatctagtacgaaaaagcagtcttcggaacatccgatttccaaatcttcaactaatggtaccctgatctcaagtcaatcttggagaataccctaGCACCTTGtaactagtcaaacaaatcaCTAATACACAGCAAcgagtacttgttcttaatggtaactttgttcaactggtggtaatcaatgcacatccgcatagtcccatctttcttcttcacaagtgacactggtgcaccccaagatgATACACTTGGTCTAATGAACCCCTTAGctagcaactcctcaagctgctccttcaactccttcaactcatttGGAGCCATTCGATACGGTGGAATAAATATAGGCTGGGTACTTGGAGCCAAGTCAATACAGAAATTGatatcacgatccggtggcatgcttggaagatcagaaggaaacacatcggagaaCTCCAGGACTACTGCAACTGAATCAATAACCAGAGTCTCCATGGTagtatcccgaacataagctagataaggcAAACATCCCTTCTCGTTCATATGTAGAACCTTCAGAAAAGAGATGACCCGACTAGATGTACTGACAGATGAACCCTTCTACTCCAATCTCGGTAACTCTGGCATtgctaaagtaacagtcttggcatggtaATCAAGGATGGCGTGATATAGGGATAGAtagtccatgcccaggatgacggATGGTGTGATATAGGGATAGCtagtccatgcccaggatgacctcaaagtcggtcatatcaagtAACAAAAGGTTCTCTCTAGTCTCGTAACCATAGAATGTAACCATACAGGATGGATAGATCTGATCCACAACAACAAAATCACCCACAGGAGAGGATACATAAACATAAGTGCCCAAGGACCCACGAGGAATATccaagaaatgagcaaacagagatgacacatatgaataggtagacccttgatcaaataacactgaagcatccctaccgcaaATAGAAATAATATTTGTGATCACGGTATCTGAGGCCACTACATCTAGTCTGGCCAGAAAGGCATAGAACCTAGCTGGGGCGTAGATTGGATGGCCCCCACCTGTCTGAGTTGTAACTGGCTGGACTCCaactgcctggcctccacctctaggacgacccctaccTGTCTGCCCTCTACCTCTGGGTGGCCGAACAACTGGTGTTGTAATCATGGGCTATTAGCCCTGCTACACCGCCTTGCCTCGAAGCCTAGGGCAGAACCTCCGTACACGACTGAAATCTCCGCACTCAAAACCACTTCTTGGTACGGTGATCTGCTGCCCTGAAGTCTGACCTtgatggcctgaatacccactagaagaactCTGAATAGTTGGTGGGCGGTATGAACTTTCTGGCATGGCACTGAAGTAGGCACTGGAAGAACCCTAATGGGCTGAGTACCCACTGGAAGAACCTTGAATAGATGGTGGGTAGTAAGAACACTCTAGCAGGGCATTGAAATAGGGTCGCACCGGAGCAccccgaggaggtggtggtgctggATATGTGGGCCTGCTAAGATGACCTCTCCCAAACTAACCTCGGCCCCCAGctggggcacctctaaactcccCAGAATAATGGACCCTCTTGTCCCgctgcatctgctctctacccctctgacggtaaccctcaatcctccgagcaatctccactactagttgataagaagtccccatctcaacctcAGAAGCCATATTAGCCTGAATACCTGAGtgcaacccatcaacaaacctctgcaCTCTCTCATCATCCGTAGGAAGCATCATAAGTACGTGGTGAGACAACTTAGAgaacctcgcctcataatcggtcactgaCATCTAACCCTACTGGAGCTGCTCTAACTGAAATCGCAACTCTTCCTTCTGAGAGGGTGGGATATACCTGTCCAAGAATAGGCGCGtataaactgatcccaagtcatgggaggagaacctgctagTCTGCCAAGAAAATGAGACTGCCACCACCTACGGGCCGTGCCTTCAAGCTGGAAAGTAATGAAATCTACcccatgagactccaatatcTTCATGTTATGTAGTTTGTCTCTGCACCGATCAATGAAGTCCTAGGGATCCTCATGTCGCTCACCCCCATATACAGGAGGGTGTAGCCTGGCTTATCGGTCCAATAGCTTCTGTGGCTCACCGGCCACCGTCGGTCTGGACTCAGGTATCACTGTTGCAATTGGCTGGGCCCTGCCTATGTGTAGTGCGTCCGGGGTTTGATATACAATAGCTGCATGCCCAGGAGCCTGagtagtaggggtctgtgctccccctccagcctgagatgtggctgggtctgccggaaataaaccagcctgagtcatagaaTCTATGAACTGTATCATACGACCTATAACCTCCTAGAAGCCTGATGCTGACATGAAATTGACCGAGGTTGACTTAGCTGCGGGTACCTCGCCCTGCTTCTCAATAATGGGATCCTCCATTGGATCCGCTGGTAGTGCAACTGGGGCAACTCTGGGGCGTCCCTATATACTACCTCGGGCTGGTGCCCTCTCCCGGCCTCTATCTCATCCTCTAGAAACAAGAGGAGCAACTCCTCATGGGTCTGGAACATTCACCATGcgcgttctcaccatctgtgagagaataagatAAAGAAACTTATTATACTATCAACTGCACGATAGAGGATGAATAAatagtagtttcctaacaccctataaccTCTGAAAAATAAGTTCGGACATCTTCgcaccgatctgcaagactctattaggcctgcccataacttgtgagacctaggtgataggttttaaatattcttgccttatgttttgatgatataACACACTtattgttaagaaccagataggggaCCTGACCTGCTTGGACTATTCTACGAGCTTAACGGATTCCAGATAAAGGTGAACTActacagcttcaggagctaggaacccaaacaaggacctgatacccttgtggtttcctcatagaagtacaaagtcaattggacacaactGGAAATGAAGTAACTGCATGCAGTGTTTCTACTGCACTGTTTCCAGtgcccactcattctctgaccaactaaagtgTTCACAtaatttcaagtgatgtgatcaaggtgtaccAACAATGAGTTTATATTAAAACATCAATTGAATGTTTCAGTTCCTCATTCAAGCATTTTGgcaaaaatagagaaatcaatcctcacgagcttgaagaacaaagttgaacgcaactatggaccagttcctaaagttagcttgttgttgtcctagttgagttgtaactttgtaattgtacttattgtatctcctaaattaCTTATctagaagcgttgattaggaatcctcttgtaaatccatAAACTCCTTGattttatgttgtgactaggtttagtcataagcaaacgtctttgtaactgtagagtgacaaagtggattgtggtgagagcatcacaagttagtaaaagtttttgtaactagggagtcacaaagtgtctggtggtaagagtaccacaagttaattgagtaaattctttgtaatggagtcattacaaagtggcttgtaataggtttttacaagttagtgaattTGAAAtcctacaggtgtaggtcatggttttttgacCCCCTTCTaagggatttttccacgtaaaaatcctgtgCCTTACTTACTTgcagttttattagcattctcagcagaatctcgtagaggaccaggtaatctactgtttggtggactcatacaaactaacaattggcatcagagcaggttcctcctatcaggctaacacctaggaaggatccttatggctgctccaccaaattttgaagaaggtcaatctacataccgacctcccaggttcaatggacaatactatgggtggtggaaaataagaatgcatgattttatcatggatGAGGATTCTGAGTTATGGGATATCATATGCAATGGTCCTTATGTTCTAACAAAGGTACTGGAAGAACTTCCATTTTCAATGGCAAAAACCAGTAAAGAATACActgaagcagacaagaaagctgtggagaagaattttcgtgccaagaaTGTGGAATAGGACCTAAAGATTACAATAGAATCTCCACCTGTGACACTGCCAAAGAGATACGAGAAGCTTTGCAAACAGCTCATAAGGGAACCACACAAGTAAAACAGtctaagattgatatgctcactaccgagtatgaacttttcaaaatgtgcacacaagattcacttccatcataaatgagttacacttacttggtgaaactattcctagaaacaagctagtgaggaaaatTCTCAGCATTCTGCCTAGCTCTTGGGAAAGAAAAGTGAATGATATTACTGAATCGAAGGACTTACatgagctgaccatagaagagttGATCGGAAATTTGAAGACCTACAAGTTGAAGAGGAAgttagacagtgaaagaagagaaccaaagaaggaaaagaacatgGTACTTAAAGCTGATAACAATGATTCAagtgatgaagacaatgacatggcttacttaaccaaaagatttcagaagatggttagaagaaatgaagaaatgCTAAAAAGGGACAGCTCTAGCAGACCAAAGAACTATGATATTTGTTACAAGTGGGGAAAAGCCTGGACACTACATGAAAGACTATCCTCTCTTgagcaagaattctccaagaactACCATGAGAAAACAGCTAAGAAAAACCTGGTTCCTTTCAAGGACTTCAAGAGAAAAAGATCCGCTGACAATATGATGAGACaggctcttgcagcatgggggattcctctagtgagtctgaagatgaacctgatactggtgatagttccatgatggcagttgaaggcgAGGAGATTGAATATGACTCAGGTTTTTCTTTGATAgctcaatcagatgatgatgaagatgatggCAACAAAgagggaacagtgaaaggaagtggtcaacaatggttcatggatagtgggtgttcaaagCACATTACTGGGAAtaccatggactttctttcactaaaatccttacaaggagggagtgtatcctttggcaatggaaaaaaggggtacattcttggagttggaaatgtcaggaagtcactcactcattctattgaaaatgtgtactatgtcaatggccttAAGTGCAATCTCTTGAGTGTTTCTAaaatctgtgataaaggaaacaaagtggaattcttgtccaaaatatgtacagtcactaATCTTGTGACTAGTGAAGTAGTACTTGTGGttaaaagatacaagaacatttatgttgctgattttgagtcCTTACatagtggtgatctgagttgtctgaaagatattgatgatgatgttgaactATGGCACAGAAGACTGGGCCACACAAGTTTctctcttctgaacaaactaattcagaaggacctggtccatggtttGCCTATGTCAAAATTCAAGATGCAAAAGGTCTGTGATGTCTatgctagaggaaaacatgtgaagtcctcctTTAAGTCTAAAAGAGATGTGAGAACCTCAAATCCACTAGAGCTTCtgcatatggatctatgtggacctatgagagtgcaaaACATATGAGtaaaaagatacatttttgtgatagtggatgactactccagattcacatggactctgtttctcaGAACCAAAGATGAAACTGTTGAGGTGTTTGTGgcttttgtgaagaaaatccaggtaTATATGGAGTCCAGAGTcgcatgcattagatcagatcatgggacagaatttgacaatgtcaaatttgatgaattctgcaatgaaaatggcatcacttACACCTTCTCAACTCCcagaactccccagcaaaatgcagtagtagaaaggaagaacagaactctggaagagatggcaagaacaatgttgaTCAATAGTagaattgcaaagaacttctgggctgaagctgtcaacactgcctgctacttggtgaataggtgcatgatcagatcacttCTGAACAAAAACCCCtatgaattgttgaatggaaggaaaCTCAAgttgactcacctaagaacacttgggtgcaaatgttatgttctcaacattggaaaggatcagcttggtaaattcgatgccaagagagatgaaaaaatatttttgggatactattctcaaagcaaggcttacaagatatataataagAGGACttaatgtgttgaggaaagtgttcatgttatttttgatgagtcttatccatcctgtgagaagagtgctgaggaagatcaagatggagaacccttactagtccctgtgaagtcattaacatgacaaacGGAAAAGCAGATATGACGAGTCAAGTAAAGGAGCTAAGTGAAGACAATACTGCCTCATCTTCAATAGAACCAAGcacttcaattacaaccactgaagaTGAAGAAAGAGTAGTTGATGTAGTTCAGGGAACCCTACTAGCACCTAAGAGAATAACAGAGGAAAACCAGCCAAACATACCCTCTTCCTCTCAGAATGAACCTCAGACGTCTTACTGGAGACACCAAAGCTCTCATTCGATGGACAACATTATTACTCCTCTAGATTCCGGAGTACGAACTAGTTCAagagccagaaattcacttgccttctcagcttttctctcccagatagaacccaagaatatcaaggaagccttgaaagatgcagattggattacagccatgcaagGCGAGCTACATTAGTTTAAGAGAAACAATGTGTGGCAactggtacctagaccctcagatcgaaccattataggaaccaagTGGGTATTCAGAAATAAGCTCGATGAACatggaattaccacaaggaacaaagccaggctagtggttcaaggctacaatcaTGAGGAAGgaattgactatgatgaaacgtttGCTCCAATGGCTTGCATGGAAGTTATTAGAATCctaatcgcttttgcatctcatatgaaattcaccttgttccaaatggatgtcaagagtgcatttttaatggacttcttaaggaagaagtctatgtgaagcaacctacagggtttgaatgtcatgagcaccCTGAATATGTTTTTAAACTGGACAAAGCCTTATACGGACTAAAGTAGGCTCctagagcttggtatgaaaggctgtcaaagttccacttggaaaatggctttaaaagagagaaaattgacaacactcttctcttaaagaaacgaggaaggaacctgctcattgttcaggtctatgttgatgatatcatttttggagcaacaactgattctctgtgtgaagaatttgcaaaactcatgggaagtgaatttgaaatTAACATCATGGGGGAActgaacttcttcttgggtcttcaagtaaaacagtccccaaagggtatatccatttgtcagcaaaaatacatcagggagctcttgaagaggtttgacatggaagcatcaaaggtgatagacactcccattgctactgccactcgactggacatggatgaaactggatctcttgtgaatcaaaccatgtatagaggcattattgggtctctccTTTATCTCACTGCCAGCAGACCTGATATTGTTTTTAGTATGGGGCTATGTgtaaggtttcaatcaaatcccaaggaatctcacttgaaggctgccaaaaaaatactgagatatctcaaaggaacacaAGACACGGTGTTGTATTATccctcaggtgacagttttaatctcATTGGTTATGCTGATGCAGATTATGCAGGTTATCTTATGGATAGTAAAAAcacttctggaatggctcacttcttaggttcatgtcttatctcttggggcacaaggaagcaaaatttagtggctctttcaacaactgaagtTGAATATGTAGCCGCAGCATCCTACTGTGCTTAACTTTTATGGATCAAGCAACAACTGGAGGACTTTGGGGCACTCACTGAGAGTGTGGCccttctatgtgacaacaccagtgcactcacatggccaagaatccagttcaacacaaaggacaaaacatattgatgtgaggcatcactTTCTGAGGGATAATGTGGAGAAATggttgatatgtatgaagttctgcagcacagaagatcaaattgcagacattttTACCAAGTCACTAAGTAGGGAACagtttgaaagaaacagagtaaagttGGGGCTTTTAAAGCCCAATTGAGAACTTGATTCCTCTTTATCTGTCTATGAATATCACCTTCAAGAAATAACTGgctaaaagtgttttctggccatgtCTAACTCACTTTAATACCATTACAGGTAAACAAGCATTCTGAGTATAGAAGTTGTAGATGCATTGCAtgaatgataaaagaggattgattcTTTCAAATAAAAGGTCAAGAACCTGGTTATTGTACCAAAGTTTAGTAGTTTTGTGCAAcctttaatacacgtcttaaaaagAATACAAAATACAATTGTCATGTCATTCAACTTTTCAGATCCTGTTGTCACGTCTCTTCTCTTCAAatcgttccatctccctctgaaacattGCACTTCTCCATGCCCAACCGCTGTTTCAGAACCGGTGCCTCTTCttctctcttcataattatcccCTCCTCATAAAAACccttttctattttctttaaCCATAAGTCCTCCATTAGAATTTCTCAAAAGCATCTTCACATTAGTGTTCCAATGGCTGAGATAAACTCCGACCTCCCTGCCTCAATCATACCTACTGATAAACCTGTGGAGATTTCTATTCCCACTGAGCCTTCCTTACCCGCTCTTACCTTTCCCGCTAAAATCACACCTCACCCAGATTCCCCGTCTCTCTCTATTTCAGAAACCCCTAAAATTATTGTTTCGTCCTCTCCATCTTCTGAGGTTTCCACTAGACAAAGACcaagtggagaacaaggtcaaaaccCTGAGGTCATAGAGAGTTCTGTCATCGTAGCTCCGATTTTGTAGTAGGAGTTGTACCAATTAAGGAAGAAAATGATGTAACTATTTTTGTGGTATCTGCTGATGGTGTGCTGCATGAGATCATCTTTCACAAGAACGAAGTACAATGTGTGGGGGACGAAGGAGTCATTGTAACTATTGAAGGGGATGCACTAACAGATACTACTTGGCCCTCACATGAGGAACTTGATCCCTTTCCGGATGACCCAGGTCAGGGCTCTCATTCTTAGGATAGTTCTGCTCCTATATTCGATGTTGTGCCTTTGGAAATACAAGCACCTGAAATGAGGTCCAGTGATGAGGAGGACCTAGATAACATGGCTCTTGATGCGTTCATAGCTAAGCCGAGGGTTATGTCCACCCCTGAGTCTGAAACCAAACGACCTACTACCAGGCTTCAAGCTAAGGTGGACTATGATTCTGCCCTTCAAAATAGCAAGAAAagtagtaagaagaaaagaagtaaGTTGGTGAAAGACAGTGTACTGGTAGGTGATGAGGTGATCCCTGTAGTAGAGGTGGAAGAAGAACACTAACTGAACCTGGTTCTCTAGTTCTATAGTCTCAGAAAAAGAAAAGGCCCGCGTCAATAGAAAAAGGATCACCTTCCAGCTCCAAATTGAAGGAGATTGTGAGTGAGTTCTCGATGTCTGATGAAGATGTGCTAGTCAAATCCAAGGGAAAAGGAAAATTAAGTGGTGAGAAGTCCGAAAAATGCAAGTCTGAAATTGTTCAGGAACCTAGTTCTATGAAGAGGTTAAGGAGTGAAGTTAGTCTTGGGTCAGAATGCCCAAGGCACCAAAAGGTTCTTCTGGGTCGTACATTTGACCCTGCAATCTCTGAGATGGCTGGCATGCGACAGATTCTTGAAATAGTTGAGTTTCAACAGTGGGGGCATCTATTTCAAATACATGGCCTTAAGGCTTATGAGGATGAGGTACAAAGCTTCTTTCCTAGCCTATTTCCCGTTGACACCGACCACATCTATGCTTTGGTGAATGGAGTGGATATAGTGTTTGATGTAAAGCTGCTTGGTGAAATTCTTAAAGTTCCTAGAGCTGGTGTGTCCAGTGTAAAGGATGTTTGTCAGTTCAACTTCAGAAATGTCATGGTAAAGGACAACGCAAACTAGAAGGGGGACCAAATCCATAAAAAGGCGTTACTCCCTGTCTATCAGCTACTTTTTGAGTTGGTTAACAAAGTTCTATTACCTCGAGCTGAGAGGAGGTCCGTGACTTCTAAGTCTGACCTGTTCCTGATGGAGCAACTGGACAACTTTAACCTTGTAAGCCTGCTTGCTATTATGATTAAGCACATGCAAAATGTAGCCACCTTCAAGGATGGCAATCATGGCCTTCCCTACGGGTTTTTGCTTACCAGAGTGTTTAATTTCTTTGCGGTGCCATTGGGGCAAGGCAAGGTGGGGACTAAGAAACAGACTTTCTCACAAACTACATTGGAAGAATGCGAGTGCCTGGAAAAGAATGGGGGAGTAGGAAGTACATCAACCATCTCACAACTGATTAATGCTCAGAATAATGCAATTGAGGAAATTCGTCGGTTGAAGGctaggaatgctatcctggaaggtcagcaagcccaagGGGTTCCGGCGTCAAATGATGAGGTAACTCATTTGGCAAAGGAGAATGCTGATCTCAGGGCGCAAGTAGATAACCTGAAAGCAGCACTGCTCAAAGAGCAAAAGTCGGCCAATTCCCGAATAGACCTTGTTCTCCAAACACTTGCTGCAGCCTCCAAGCCTTCTAATCCTAGTGCCCCTTAAGTATCCCTTCAGTGACCAGATTCTGGAAATGTTCTTCAGTTTCATTTTTTGTTCTGTTGGCagatgttttgttttctttttttttatatggTTGGGATGAAACACTAATGCTCCCGTTCTAACAAGTCCAATGTTGCCTTTTGCTTTTTTAAAGTAAAGGCATATTAAAGTTTTATTAATATCAATTATATCCTCTTTTGTTATATTAGTACTTTACTTCTGTGTTTCTATTCTCTATCATGTTTGTGTGcatatatgtggcatgagttagcttagctggacttcttttgttgttcttctgtttgtgtttttttaatgatgccaaaaggggggaaATAATAGTATAATGTGACCATCAACTCAGGGGGAACACATGTGTTTTAAAGGGCATAGAGTCAGGGGGAACCTGTGTTCTCCTGTTTCTTAATCTGGTTCTTACTGCTCTAAATCCACACTCTATAaatgttaagtttgtcatcatcaaaaagggggaaattgataggttttaaatattcttgccttatgttttgatgatctaacaaacttactgttaagaaccagataggggacctgacctacttggattaTTCTGCGAGCTTAACGAattccagctaaaggtgaactgatacagcttcaggagctaggaacccaaacaaggacctgatacccttgtggtttcctcatagcagtacaaagtcaatggGACACAGCTAGAAACGAAGTGACTGCCTGCAGTGTTTTCTGTCGCACTACACTGTTTccagcgcccactcattctctgaccaactaaagtgctcacatcatttcaagtgatatGATCAAGGTGTACTAATAATGAGTTTATATTAAAACATCACATGAATGTTTCAGTTCCTCATTCAAACATTTTGgcaaaaacagagaaatcaatcctcacgagcttgaagaacaaagttgaacgcAACTACGGACCAGTCCCTAAAGTTagcttgttgttgtcctagttgagttgtaactttgtagtTGTACTTATTGTATatcctaaattgcttagctagaagcgttgattaggaatcctcttgtaaatccgtaaactccttgagtttatgttgtgactagttTAATCAAaagcaaaagcctttgtaactgtagagtgacaaagtggcttgtggtgagagcatcacaagttagtaaaagtctttgtaactagagagtcacaaagtgtCTTGTGGAAAGAGTACCACAACttagttgagtaaattctttgtaatggagtcattacaaagtggcttgtaataggtttttacaaattagtgaagttgaaagcctacaggtgtaggttgtggtttttgatcccct
Proteins encoded in this window:
- the LOC138872835 gene encoding secreted RxLR effector protein 161-like — its product is MDETGSLVNQTMYRGIIGSLLYLTASRPDIVFSMGLCVRFQSNPKESHLKAAKKILRYLKGTQDTVLYYPSGDSFNLIGYADADYAGYLMDSKNTSGMAHFLGSCLISWGTRKQNLVALSTTEVEYVAAASYCA